Below is a window of Oryza brachyantha chromosome 10, ObraRS2, whole genome shotgun sequence DNA.
TCATACTATTTTGTTGatcttaaaatatgtgcaaagGGGAGAGCGCCGGTGGTGAAGTAGGAGCGGTGGTCTGGATGGAGGACGTCATCTAGACTTCCTGTAAAAGAAAACATAGCCAAACCCCCCTGACTATTACACTCCATCTAATCTATTACTCCTACCTAAGACTAGGGCTGGCTACCGCTTCACGACGgtgcacggcgccggcgccggcgccgtcgccgtcagatTCCCTCCGCCGAACGGCGTCAGCGTCACCTCGCACCGCGCGCGAAACGCATTGGTCATTAGGAAACCAGGGTACGGTTCGTACGCCACCGACACGTCGAGGTGCACCTCCCCGCGCCGTAGCTCGCCGTCGAGGCGGCCGCGCGCGTCGCCGGGGAGCACGGAGGGCGGCGCGCGCACAGTCGCCGACACCACGGACGGGAACAGCGAGCTCAGCCCGGTGTCCTCGAgcacgccgcgcgcggcgaccgcgccgcccgcgcacGACACGGCGACGGTGCCGTTCGCGTACGCGGTCGGGAAGAGGTGGAACCACCTCGTCCTGAGCCGCACGGTGACGTCGAACGACGGCGAGAGTACCGCCGCGGCGGTGCCGTTagtccggccgccgccggcgccggcggcggcgtcgtccggCACCAGCTGCAGGCCGGCGGTGGAGACGCTGTCGATGGAGACGACGGGGTTCATCCAGACCCCGAACAGGCAGAagccgaggacggcggcgagggagaccGCGTACCACAGGAAGAACACCGCGGCACGGCGGTTTGGTGAGGCGATCGTGCGATCGCCGGGGTCCGCCGGGACGACGTGCGTGGAGCTGCTCATGGCGAATCGCCGCAGAGACGTACGCGCGCGACACGATCGATTTGTCTAGGGCTAGCTACTTCAGAAaagatatcttttttttttccgaaaaCGAAGCATATTAATCAACTCGGTATAGTAACTtactaactatatatatgcaataaaagttatatacgAGGTATTTATATTCTTGTTAAATCAAGAGAATCgagaaaacatatatgcatgaaagAAGTATGATGGAGCCATTTTTCATAgatacatttaaaaaatatatatggacttCTTGTTAAActatttcaatatatttttcattttattgtaGTTATTTATCAGTTTAAACTCTTAAATAACTAGGACAAAACTGCTCGGCTGTTCAGTCATTAACTGCATAAGAATAGACCAAACATCttcaatgcatatatatatgcaactagTCTTTCACCACAAAAGAATAGGCTAGACATTTTCAGTATGTATGTATCAATGTATGCATGTAGAGGGGAATTATGCAATGTTAGAGTACCACATATACGCATATAATGAGAAAAATAGTATGATATTGtagcaataataataataataagagtAGAGTACATGGCCGGTCCTTAGACTCGTGGCGCAgtaccacttaggtccataaacttagaaaatgcacgtttagatccatgaacttgttttaatgtacatccagatccatgaacttgttttaatgtaccattcaggtccatgaactcgttttaatgtactaTCCAGGTCCATAATTTTAGACGTTAAAATGAGTTTATAGacctaaacgtgtattttctaagtttatggacctaagtgaTACCGTGTCACAAGTTTAAGTATtggccatgtactttactataataataaatttatgattttatacTAGCAAATCATCGTAGTATAGGGATATAGAGTCATTTATCTTACAACGGATGGTTGAGATTCTGCCAATGTCGCAACACTGTTCTTCTCTGTCATTGTTGTGCAATGGCAGTACTATAACCTGTATAGttcaatttataattttatatgccCTCGTTTACAAAGTATTCATATCTAGagttattcataaatatgtgTTCCACGTGGGCTCACAAATATCAACgtccatttaaatttatattgagCCATAACATCAGCCCGGAGGTAGCATACTGAAACATGAGTTTACGAGAGAATGTCAGGGTTTCTTAAAACAAATCCCAATAAATTTGTGAAATCTACTctaactaaaattaaaattgcagAAAGATCTCCATGACGCTATGGCTAAACTAGAACCAGTCGGTTGGGCTCGACGGTgcaccacgccgtcgccggcgttgAATTATCTCAGGCCAAGCGAAGTCGCCGGCGCACATGCGCGGAACCCATGGCTGAACAAGGTCCGTCGTCGATCTGTCCCAGCGACACCGACGCGTCGAGGCACACCTCCCcgcttcgccgctcgccgacGAGGCGGTCTCGCGCGTCGCCGGGCAGGGCGGTGGGCGGGGCGCGCACCGTCGTTTTCTGCGGTGATTGGACTTGTCTGGTTACTGCTTCACGATggtgcacgccgccgccgttgaaTTCCCATGGCCGGGAGACGTCGTGGCGGCGCACAGGGCGCGAAACCCGTTGCTCGTTATGGCTTCTCTCGGTCTCTGGTACGCCACCGACACGACCAGGGGTGCACCTCCCCGCGctgcagctcgccggcgggctGGTCGTGCTCGTCCCCGGCGACGGCCGTGAGCGGGGCCTGCACCGTCGCTGACACCACGGACGGCCAGAACGCCCTCAGCACGACGTCCTggagctcgccgcgcgcggcgaccGCGCCCCCGACGCACCACACGGACGCGCTACCGTTCGTGTACGGCTCCGGGAGGAGGTGGAACCGCCGCATCTTGAGCCGCACGGAGACGTCGAAGGACGGCGacatggtggcggcggtggaggcgttCCTCCCGCTGGCAGCGGCGTCGTCCATACCCAGCCCCGTGGTGGAGACGCCGTCGACGGACACGACCGGGTCCATCCATGTCCCAAGCAAGaagatggcggcgacggggacaaGGAAACACGTACGGCAGAATCACTACCACCGGCGGGATGGAGCATCTGTTTGGTGAGGACCTGCGGTCGCCGTGGCTGGCCGGGACGACGTGCGTGGGgagggcgtcgacggcgccggcgttgGGTCGACGCGAGGCGACTTCGCGCCGCGCATGCACCCGCCGCCAGCCATGGCGAGCGGGCGCAACAGCGGCCGCGAAGAAGAACGACACGCGGGCACACGGTACTGGATTTTCTCTCTGCTATCACCGGATAAAAATTAGTTCAAAACCAAACCGAATCACGATAAATATCTTGTTCTTCACTTCTGTCCTGCATTTCGCAATAAACAGATCGGTCAGTTTCAAAACCGATTACATTTACTCGTATAGCCCCTTATCCCATTTTGTCAGGGAGTcgttttttttggataaaaaaaatcgaaacaacatatttacaaataaataataattataaataaaatatttaacgatgaaaaaaactctaCCCTAAATTAAAGCtcgaaattttaaattttaacttacataCATGAACGAAAATATCCATTGTTATACTCATTACTCAGGACGTTTCCGGAGGaggtagtaataataatattgaCAACGGGTTTATCCTAACCATGGTATTTGGTGTGTATAGGGTACCAATATGTTTTACTGatggtataatttaattatatcgTTGATATAATTTTATCGGACatctgtgattaaattatattaccaacaatttaggtgtagtagaaatttaaagggataatatctttattgcaaaaaaataaaatcacaaaatactgctaatcaagtaattaacaaaataaaaaatactatttttactggtagtataatactaccagtaaaatacatcGGAGACTACGAACAAACTTCGATATTTGCAAGcaatgagataaaaaaaaggcatatCTAATATTGTCAACGAGTTTTATGACTTTTATCTCATGTACAtctattatttgtatatattgtCCAGGTAAGCAGTCGGAGAACAATGTGTGAATGGAAACCTTGATTTAGCCTATTTAACTAATTTAATCGACGAGACGATGGACATGGAGTGGTCGTCAGTAGATCGTGCTTGGTGGGCTTTAGAGCAAGTTAAATAGTATAGAAACTACTggctctaatttatttatactctaatttagctctaatttatttatactccaatttatatatagacaaTTTAATAATCAACTCATACagtagttacctacaaaacataaatatatggtcccacatattatacacatattttatcttggaaCCCATGTGAAGCTGGCAATAAATTAGTActcacatctcttctctctaccctcttatttctttaaaatatacttatatctcttctctctaccccttatctctttaaaatatacttatagctggcttatagaaTGCTATtttatacctgctctaattAGCTTCTAAACTGCTTCATCAAAGCTTGATTGGATGCCCTTCCGTTCCAGGAGGCCTTAAATTTACACCTTAAATTGTTCAATTGTCTAAcattacctccgtttcatattttgTAGCATTAACTAAATTCATCGCTGGATGAATgcatatcatttatatatatatattcattagcatctatatgaatctatgtaagactattgtatgaattggctactattgtatgaattggctatagatgaattggagctagtatttggctatactattgaacttgtttTTAGGATttgctactacctccgtcccataataacttcatttttcagttttttgacacaatgttttgactcttcgtcttatttgaaattttttttacgattaatatttttattgttactagatgataaaatataaatagtgttTTATgcgtgaataattttttaaaatttttgtacaaattttttaaataatacgaatgatcaaacgttggacacgaaaaaaaataaaaaataaagatattatggaacggatgtagtatctagagcaggtacaatagcaggctataagctaggtataagcatattttaaagagataaaagaaaagagagaagaggatgggctactaatttatagccagctgcactgAACTCCAAGACAgggtgtgtgtatgatatgtggaaccatgtactaatgttttgtagctaactattatatgagttggctattagattgactatagatgaattggagattgtagttggctatattattgaacttgctaaTATAACTaacaagttggctataagatttCTTATAGCCTTCTTTTAGCCcacatataagtatataaccagcttataacctgctattatacttgctcttagggggtatttagttggtgaaatgaaaatttttgcgtgtcacatcagacttttgaccagatgtcggaaggggttttcggacaagaatgaaaaaacgaatttcacggctagcacGGAAACCGCgggatgaatcttttgagcctaattaatccgtcattaacgcatgttggttattgtagcacttatggctaatcatgtattaattaggcttaaaagattcgtctcatgatttctcacataactgtgtaattatttttttgatttatctatatttaatatactatttagatatccaaagatttaatgttatgtttttgggcgaaaattttttgggagcTAAACGGGCCTTAGCTAGCTCAGCTGCTGGTGCCGCCTTGCAGGACAAAGGAGTAAAAATGAGCAAATCTTCGGTACAGCAGCAAATCCAGTCTCACTTGTCAACACCCGGTTCCATTTCCCGAGCTTGGCGCAGTGCAGTGGTGCGCGCGCGCTTGCGCTACTAGTGCGGTTGCAATGCAACACGAATGCCGCGAAAAGACCCAACACGACACGAGAACCCAAAAGCCGCGGGAACCGAGGGAGCGGACGAGCGGTGCGCGCTCTCGCTTCCCAACAGCGCACAGCGGAGCGCTGTACCGCCCCCAGGCGACGCAGCCGCAGCGCGGCCAGGTCCAGAGCTGCTGCCTTTGAGAGCTCGGCTTCTCGTGGGGTGGAAGAgtgggcggcgatggcggcggcggcgggggagctgGGGTGggtggcggaggtggcggcggaggagctggCGAAGCTGGAGGCGTCGCACCCGGGGCGCTTCGGCCCGCTCAAGGCCGAGCTCAAGCGCCTCATCGCCGACCCCGCCtgggacgccgccgcgccgctcgtctcgccggacggcgccgccac
It encodes the following:
- the LOC102723087 gene encoding uncharacterized protein LOC102723087; its protein translation is MEHLFGEDLRSPWLAGTTCVGRASTAPALGQRSKNEQIFGTAANPVSLVNTRFHFPSLAQCSGARALALLVRLQCNTNAAKRPNTTREPKSRGNRGSGRAVRALASQQRTAERCTAPRRRSRSAARSRAAAFESSASRGVEEWAAMAAAAGELGWVAEVAAEELAKLEASHPGRFGPLKAELKRLIADPAWDAAAPLVSPDGAATTTCSSTSSQYSQPAPVLHLVSTQESSSRKRSWGCNGHGEQEEGKRRRMATAAAAPAGKDRAEMAMERAERCLRRIRAFKASLLGFSD